The Rhinolophus ferrumequinum isolate MPI-CBG mRhiFer1 chromosome 2, mRhiFer1_v1.p, whole genome shotgun sequence genome includes the window TTTCTGAAGTGCCTgtaccattttatgttcccaccagaAATGTATGCGAGTTCTGgtttctctacatctttgccaacatttatAATATCTTTcagattatagccatcctagtgggtatgaaatgatgtctcattgtggttttgacttacaCTTCCCCAATGGCTAAAAATGTCAAGccccttttcatgtgctttttggcacttctgtgtcttcttggagaaatgcCCATCAgctcctctgcctatttttttaattgggttatttgtcttttttattattaagttgaaaaaaatgttatagaacTTTAGTGGGTTCATGCAAAAACATCAGAGAAGAGTTTTCATATGGAAATACCAGAATCAACGTCagacatattttcatgtcttttaaaaatacataaaatgatgaATGGGGGGAGCAATAGTCTCATTGAGAGGAACACATAAAGATGAGGAACAAGGCAGCATATGTAATTTGTAAAAGCATAGTCTGAAAATAGCCCTGTTTTAGTCACGGTATTTAATTTATTCTGAAATCCCCAGTAACAAGAGATTTTTATGTTTGGTCAGAAACGTTTATTTCTTTAGGACATTCCCAAAGACAGAGGTTTTAAACTGTGTTCTGGGGAACCTCTCAAAGATTGGGAATGGGGAGGTGTCAGGCAAGGAACTGTATAATAGCCAGGCAGAGAAAtcaattttatctgttttatttgcttcagggtatgattttctttgaaaaggaCCCCacaactataaaacattgaaaaccaAATGTCACTGTTACATTCCAagcatattttcttaaataactaCTCAGCCCCCAGAAGTGAGATTTTCAGTGTCATAAAGATACAGTAAATGGAGATATTACCTGGCTAGTGTTTGCAGAGTATGTAGCAACATGGGGGAAAAGTTCCGTCCTCTTTCCTAAGATGTCTGATATAGTAAGATGCCGTCTGGGTACGGTACAGGATTTCACTCCATTTTCCACAAGGGGAGATTGTTTCCTGAGACTAACCTGGCTAGCAAAAAGCCAGGACAAATCCTGTTTTGCAATaggatttcaataaatatttgctgagcaaatgaaaaaaaggacCAAAGAATGGTCCTGGCTCCTCACTTTACTCAAGGAGGCAGAGATAGAGCCAAGGGGATTCTCTCACTTTAGGATATAGTTTTGTGTGAAATCCCAATATCCCAGACTTTTCAGGCAGTGAGATTGCACTTTCTGTGAATGTCCCCACTCATAATGGTCTGGGCCTTTTGTATCACCTAATTACATGAAGTCCAGTCTTCTAACTGAAATTTCATTCCTGGGTGTCTCTCCATCTATCTAATTCTCTCCCTGGAACCACATTAAAAGggacaaaatattttcctctcttcAATGTTGTGTCTTTCAGTAGGTCTCCCTTGCTAAGGGAAGAGGGCTCCAATCTCCAGGGGAACAGAGTAAGAACATTTTACCTTTGTCCTTATTGCTATTCTAGGATTAACTCTTTTGGGGTGATAGTAGAAATCCCCATTTCCTTTGGAGTAATGGTTTTTAACCAGGCCAATTTtaccttcccccacctccaggaTGGTGGCAATGTCTGGGGGTATTTTGGGTTGTAATAACAGCGTGGGGAGAGATAATACTGGCATCTAGTGAAAAGAGGCCAAGGACGCTGTTAATTCTTCTGTCAGGCCGATGGataggagcccccacaacacagAGTGGTCTGGCCGGAACGATCAGTCGTGCCAAGGCTGAGGAACTCTAGAGCGCATCTCACTTTTTCCCACAAGAGTATAGTGTTGTCTTTGGCTTCCAAAAAATACGAGgtgtgacagttaagttcatgaacttgttgcaaggacgttgctaaccctttttgatatcacaaagattattcattatgaatttgtaccaactggacaaacagttaaccaagcttactatttggaagtgctgaaaaggctgcgtgaaaaagttagacgacctgaacttttcaccaacaattcatggctcttgcatcatgacaatgcaccagctcacacagcactgtctgtgagggggtttttagccagtaaataaataactgtattggaacatcctccctactcacctgatctggcccccagtgacttctttctttacctgaagataaaggaaatactgaaaggaagacattttgatgacattcaggacatccagggtaatacgaagacagctctgatagccattcaagaaaaagagttccaaaattgctttgaggggtggactaggtgctggcatcagtgcatagcttcccaagaggagtacttcgaaggtgactatagtgatattcagcagtgaggtatgtagcactttttctaggatgagttcacgatcttaattgtcagacctcgtagaatATATGTATTCCTTATGCGTTATTCATTTGTAGGTCTTCAACACCGCAGTCTAGACTGGGCTTTGGCAAGTCCACTTCAGTAGCATTCCTTCACCTGCTTAAAATGAAGACAGAGtttcacatgctttttttttttttttgtcgtctTAAGGCATCTACTCCTTCTCTCCTGTGTATAAACACTTATATTAGAACATACATCTCTCAAGAACCAACAGTGCACTCTACATCActacttaaaataaaactctCCCTATGATGAAGgtggatttttattatattatccAGAACTCTTTAGCTCATTGGGGCCAAACTGCCTAggattttgtcttttccaaataaaagtcTTTAGTCAATTTTGAAAGTTCCAAGAACCATGGTAGTGGTCTTTCTGGAAGCAGAGACATATATGTCCTAATGATGAAACCATGTCCTAACCTCTTACAATATAAAGAATCTCCTTTATTTTGGAATCAGTTTCCACAGAGCTTCAAAGTTCTCTTGCCCAATTCATTTGGACTTCCCTTTCCCTCATTTGTTTTAGCAAATAAGACCTTTTTCAGGCATGTGGCTTAGGATGGGGACAGCAGGTGACTTATTGGGTACCCAGGTTATGGCCTTTTCACTGGTGAGGTACCTCATGTGGAAACATATGTTACAGGTTGGTGACTTCAGAAATAAGATTCCTGCAACAGTGGTCTTCTACCCCCATACCACATTATCTAGAAGGAaatgatagaaatgataaacaagAAGTCAAAGGCAGGACCACATTCTAGCTAATTATAGATATCGATTTGTTCCTAAGATCATCTATTTATAAGATTGTCTCTGTAGCTTGATGTGCCAGGTTTAATTATGAATTGTTAATGGATGAGCATAAATATGTCTATATAAATAGGTCTTAGACAGGGGACAATAGACGTTTGGACAGTATTCATTGAATACATGTATAATTGCTTATCAAATACACGAAACTAATTTAGAAACCTATCAATTAAGTCTTCTTGATTCCAGTAAGGAAGGAATTAATAATTGATTTTCTGCAGTGCAAGAAGATTAGACTAGATAATCATGACCATTTCTTTTAGTTGTAAAATCTGTGACTTATTTTCTCTACTAGTCAAAACTACTAACAGATGTCCTCAGGAGTTTTAAATGAGATCAGCTATGGACCCAGGACAGTAGCCATTGTTATACCCAGTATGGCCAACTCCCtggtaatattttgaaagcaaaactCTATTTCTACCTGAATTATATGTGTGAAAGAgttaatttgaaaggaaaaagaaaaaagaaaaggaatagagAAGCTGATGGGTGGAAGGTTTAGAggcttgtttcattttttacgTATGTAAGTTTTACTAATCAATTTCTTTAACATAGTTATATAAGGGACTTTACTAATATTTAATTATCAACATTTTCTGCTTCAACTATGCTTATTGGCAAAGAGTCCTAAACATTTGCTAAAAATACTTTGACATCTGActctttaccgtgtttccctgaaaataagacctagccaatcagctctaatgcgtcttttggagcaaaaattaatataagacctggtcttatgttattataatataagataggtctcatattaatttttgctccaaaagattcattagagctgattgtctgtctaggtcttatttttggggaaacacggtattagctGTATgacattttcaattaaatttcgatttcatctttaaaatatattctatttgtcTCTGAGGTAACTTACTCTTCAGTTATTCATCCAGCAAGTATTTATTGGGAGCCTTTATATTGTAAACACCATAGATGCTCAAAGATCGGTTAAGAGCCCAGAggcaatttgtgtgtgtgcatatcaGTGTTCCAGATTATCTTCCCTTTGTCCCTGTTGTATCTCTCATGCTCCACTgccctaaatacttcagtattttTCTAAGACCAAGGGCACTCGCTCACTTAAGCACCGTAAcatcactgaaatgaagaattttagCATCAATACGGCACTATTCCAATTCATAGTTCATATTTAAATTGCATCAATTTCCCAATAATGTCCTTCACAGCTATTTTTCTTCCCAGTCCAGAATTGCACATTGCTTAATTGTCAATTCTCTGTAGTTTGTTTAAATATGGAACAGTTCCTAACATTTTGAAGAGTATAGGCTAGCAATTGTGTCGAATTTCTCTCCGTTTGAGGTTGGTGTGTGCATTTTGGGCAGGAATGCCACAGAAAGGGTGCTGTGTTTTGGTGCCTGGGATAGCTATTTACTAGTGACGTCAATTTCGGTCACTTAATTGACATAGTCTTCTAggtttctctgcactgttccctACAGAGAAGGAAGACATGTGACATACGCTTATATTGAGGCAAAGAAGAACTCAGATCTAGTTTAGAATTAACTGACCCATATAAGGGGAGTGGACCTGTTCTGGGTTGTCATGTTTATGAAATATAAACCTGGACTGCAAATCTCGAGCTTCTTATTGCGTGTATTTACATCaattaattatttacaaatatttactgagaactgAATCTGTTTAAGGGGTTATCATTACAAGTTCTCTCCAATAACCCTAGTCACTTCCTGAGTTCTATAGTCAGGCCAGCACCAGTTGTGGATATTGTTTTGTTAATTAGAGCTGCAAGAGATATGTAAGGACTAGGGAAAGCCATGGAAAAGAATATCTGCAGGAAGGAGGTGGAATTCTCTAGTTCAAAGAACTAGTAAAGATTTGttaaactcagaaataaaaaacaacagaagataACTGAATTTGGAGGACACAGATTAGGTAAGGGACAAACATAGTCCTCCTACCCATAAGACAATAGAAAGCATCTTAAATTATAAAcagtttattctgttttattttccccctaaACTAGTTGGAATTTTTACCATTTGTTGTCTTAAAAAGATCACCTTTGTTCACTGTCGAaggatttattgagcattttttaacGTATGTGTAGTATTTTAGATGTGTCTGGTTAAAGGTGCTAGAATAAAATAAGGGATCTAAAACTCGTGACACTGGCCAAATAAAAGGAAGTCACTGGGGACAAGTAGAGATGGGTACAATTTAGAGGAGCAGAACGAAACATTCGGCTTCCGTTATGCTATCACTGTACAACTGAATTTGTTTGTGTTAAATTTTGTGCTTCTTCTTTACTGCCCCTGAACATGCAGAAAGGAGCTCATTGCCAAGCTGGATCAGGCGGAAAAGGAGAAGGTGGATGCTGCTCAGCTGGCTCGGGAGTTTGAGGCGCTGACGGAGGAGAATCGGACCTTGAAGTTGGCCCAGTCACAGTGTGTAGAGCAACTAGAAAAACTTAGAATACAGTATCAGAAGAGACAGGGCTCGTCCTAACTTTAAATTATTCAGTGGGCGCGTCAAGACGTTGGTGACTGCTGTGTGCTGGCCAAAAGATTTGTATTTTGTAGGGATAGTGAATAAAATCTTGTCACTTCTCTTTATTACCCACATGGCAAACGTCTGTAATGAGTTTAGTGCTTGCTACATCTAGATTGAGAGgagggatattttattttaaataagacaatTAAAGCAAACCTATTACCAGGATGTTTTCAGAGATCATCATTCATGtccaaaggtgtttttttttttttttcttatttaggaaGACATGATCATACTATACATCAGGTTAGAAAAcgataaaaatagaatattgacTGATGCCGTTAAGAATCATAAACAGAATTAAGCCGTGAAACAAACCGGTAAGATGCTCACTGCAGTTCCACatctgtgcatttttaaatttcacgTCTTTGCTATTTCAATTGCGCTCAAATCTGAACCGTCAGAAACTTCTCCTCATATATTTATGTTCACCAGAGTTAGATTTAATCCCCCGGTGATTAAGAATAAATGGTCGTATATCATAAAAGCTTTCTCATGACAGCATTAGCAGAAAGTATGTTTGTGCCAAAAACACATTTTGCCAGTGCAAACTTGCTGTTGTAATAAAAAGCAGATAAGGCCGCATTTTCTTCAAGCCATGTTACTTCCCAGTAAACATCTCTGCCTTTGCTTGTGTGTGTTCTGGGGCATGGGGAAAGTGGAAAAGAATTGTTTAGACATTACTTTGGTGAGTTTCTATGAAAACATCAGTAAAATTATAACTATGACTTTATTTGGGATTTAAGGAGATATTTTGGATCAGTAATAACTAACAGAAATGTCTGAGTAAATTCAggattaaaatgatttttccccTTGTTCTTCCTATTACGatatttccccaaattgatctcTTTTGTTTTATGTCCATTTCTattcatgtaacttttttttcattaaacatggATCAAAACTGTCAGTCTGTACTTTGCCCCTTTGTTAGCCTCCCTTATGCTAAAAGTTGGAATTGGCTAACCCTAGTCAGAATTTGTTCTTAGTCGTGAGACTAAGTTGTGAGACTGTGGTTTCCCATAGTATAAACAACTCACCTCTAATACTGAATGTGATGCACTAACATCTTAGGTATTTGCCCAGAAAACATAACAGAGAAtagtttattaaaacaataagatgGCCTGGGAAGGACCAGTTGTTATCAACTGGGGGAGAGTTTATGTCCAGAGGACGTTTGGCAaagtctagagacatttttgttgatattgttgtcacaactgggatGAGTGGGTACTACTGACATCCGGAGGGTAGAGGCcggggatgctgctaaacatctggCAGTGCCCCGGGGAGCCCCCTAACAACAAAGAGTTGTCTGGCCAGTGGTGCCGAGGCTGATTTGACTCGGGCTAGGCTAATCCAGGGCAGCTTGGGCAAATGAGAAGGGCGAGCACTTCGCAGGGCCCTGGGTGTCTTGCCATGTGGTGTAGAGTCCGTGAGGTCCGCTAGCAtcctgaccctcagtttcctcatttgtaaagtgaagcTTTTCCAGAGATCAAGCTTCATGTTATGCGACCTTCTTCACCCTCAAGCTGCTTTAGCGTTTGACCAAAGGTGAAAGTCCCTATTATCCTGGCAGAACTATTTTTAGTAACCCCAAGGCTTATAAACACTAATACAAAGAAAGGGTTGTTCGCTAAATTTATACAAATCTGGGGTTAATGGACTGGAAGTAATGTGTTCATTACAAACCTCTCGGTACAGGATTCGTTTTTGGTCGCTGCCCCTCTGAAGAGGATTACACACGTTTACAGAATTCAAGCAGTCGTGACTTCTTGTAGAAAATGGGGGACAGGGAAATACAGTTCCAAACTCTCCTTGTTTTACCAGAATAAAACTGATTTAACGGGGTCAAAATATTTGAACACTACTTATATTACATTCAGGAGACACTAAGTAAATAGTTTTCATATCTGTGCTAGTCTCAGCCTGAAATTTTACTGTGTGTTTCCAAAAGATATCTATTGGTGACTCAAAAGCAAGCATTCCTCTAGGTGTGTGTATTTCAAGCAGGCTTTTATTCATTAATGATATGGAAACATCACCTGTTTTGGTAACATAATCAGAGAAATCTTAAAGCAAAATTTCTCACATTGTCAGTCTTTCCATTCATTTGGCAAGTTTCCCTCAATCTTATTTACCACGGCATATTATCTATAGAATGCATAATCATTTAAGAATTTACTATCTTCAAATACATTTACAATTACCCTGCTGTTAGCCATAATGAAAATGTCATAGAGCATTAAAAAGGAGTCCAGAGACCCGTCAGTATCAAGGTGAACACAGAGACCCATCAGTATTAAGGTAAACGTGCTTGCTTTTGAGCtagaattaaaggaaaatctAACCAGTGTTATATTCTGCATTGCTCTACTAAAGAATTTGCTATTTGTGGTGTGTTTAGTTTACGTAGACATGAAAAGAATGTGGTTACACGTGGCTGGAAGTCAAATTTCTAATCGTTGTTGTTGGCAGAGCATGTTTATATCATCCTGGTACTTGAGCTTGGGTGTATCATTACCTCAGCACAAATAAGTAACTAAAAGGGATGTGGACTTCCAATTCAATTCAGTGTAAGTTTATGATACACTTACGTTGGGTCACAACCTTCTTGGGAGCTTCCCAGGTAAAATCTGAAACTGGCcccctgtgaggacagagtcccagagagcagtttccaggctctcggccttacatggaaagatgctggctcaggtggtgcatggccatcagctggggctaagtggccatcagctgtaaccagttagcccattagccactgatataactgccgcggctgcatgGGTTGGtaagtcggttggttggcaggcagagaagcaaagagcaggttgcaggtcgtgtgactccagcctcccctatagtggtatgactcccctacctaaggctacgtggatgttcctttttggcctcaccatgtcctacgttcttatgtggggagtgggaccagaggccccacaggaCGCCTCTCAGggcaaatggcgcagcaagcaggtcTCCTACACAACACCCCCATACACAGAGGGCAGGAAGAGACCTAAGAAAaaaggcagaccactccagattggtggTGGCAGGTTTAACAAGCCAGAGAACTTACTTATGAGGCTTGTCTTGGCTGGCCACAAGGCGAGTTGTTTTCCACACCCTCCCaccaaatcttaaaagtttatgtgGAAGCCCTAAGTGGGTTCAGTCTCGTACCCAGGAGGGTGTGATCATATCCAGTCCAGATAGTTTCAACACTACATTCTATCCCAAGGTGTATCCTTGGGACCGCTTCTGAGAGCAGGGAAGGTAAGCAGAATGCACATTCCTAGGACGGCAGGGGGTGGGGAACGTCCAATTGCCCTGCCTGGGTCCAGCTTTTGGGTCAAACCTGTGGTcaatgcttcttttttaaaattatttttaactgtaaaaatgtaaaaggagttgattgattttgcttttgaaattatttggcCTGGGCCACACATTTAATTTATGAATGACTTTGATTTCTCAGCAATAAATATGGATACTCAGGATAAGTGAGAAAAATCTAACctacaaattattttcagatgtaaggatttttaaaaaattaaatgtattgaagTACCATTGGTTAATAACTTTAcatgagtttcaggtgtatgccATTATAATTTATCTTCTTGTTGACCTTCCCCAACAACATACCAAGTGCAGGACAGAGGAACAATAGAAGATGCAAAAATGAATGACACAATCCCAGTCTTCAAGAGGCTCCCAATTTAGTAACAGAAATAGCACACACATTCTAGATCCTGGAAGACAAGGATGAACATAGGTGCaataagtgtggggacagagacccagagaacagtttccaggctctcggcctcacatggaaaggtgctggctcggttattagatggccatcagctgtggctgggtggccatcagctgttaccagttagccattagccactaatataactgtcatggctacgctagggggttggttggttggcagagaagcggacggcggatcgtgcggctcctgcttcctgtgtctccaacccagctgccagcgagaaatAGTGGTACGAaccccctgtctatggctccattcgtgttcctttttggcctcaccatgtcctgcgttcttgtgcggggagcaggaccagagaccccacatgacaatAAGATAAAGTTTATAATAAGGGTTCAAGGAAGGAGAGAATGGCCTGAGCAGAGGCACAGTGGTGGGGAAGCATGTTGTGAGGGCCACATATTCGGGGACAGGAAGTAGCCTTCCCATAGGGTATGTGGAGGGAGATAGTGAAAGATAAAGTGGCAAAATTCCACTGCACCTTGGATGTCGGGTAGTTtggacaaaataaacattttgaaaagaggaGTAAAATGGTCAGGGCTGGACTTGAAGATAACATGGTTACAGTGTGTAGGAGGATCACAGTAGATAGAGATGAGAAGCATGAGGAGTGGTTGGGAGGCTAATAGAAAGGGCTGTGCAAGAAGAGAGTGGTAGCGATTGAAATGCAGTAACAGACTGAGGGATGGGAGAGACATAATGAGAAGTGGAATCCATGTGGCTGCGGATGGATTGCATGTATAATTGaagcaaggaaaatgaagagaagtaACATTTAATGAGCCCCTTTTGTGCCAGGCTAAACTACGTGCTTTGTATAGGTTATTTGATTCTTATAACAACCCGAGGGAAAGCTAGAATTATCCCCATTCTGCAAAACCAGAAACTATGGTTACATAATTTGTACAAAGTTCCCCAGACCTGGGATTTAAATACaaacttcctcccttcctccttccctccctccttccttccctccttcctctctctctctctttctctctctctctcctttcaataactatttatcaaatgcttctgCTTTGCAAGGCATTCTGGAAGATGgcagggacacagcagtgaacaacaGAACAATGTTTTCAAGTTGTCCTTAGTCTAGTAAGGGAGGGAAACATTTACCTAAACACCCACCTGGGATAGACTTAAACTATATCCAAAAAACTCCTCATGAAGTAGAGACGAATTCCCCTTCCCCTGTAGTGTGGGTTGGACTCAGAGACTTGTTTCTAAGAGAATAAAGCAGAAATGGCAGTATGTGGCTTCTAACACGAGGTCATAAAAGATATACGAGCTTCCTTCTTGTCTCGGATCACTGGCTCTGGGGTGAGCCAGTGACCGTGTTCTGAAAAGACTCAGGGAGGCCTATGGAGAGGACCATGTACCAGTGAACTGAGGCCCCGCCAGAGAACCAGGAAGCAGATCCTCCAGCTCCAGGCAAGACTTCCAATGGCTGCAGCCTGGCTGATATCCTGAATGTAAGTTCATGAGAGACTCTGAGCTAGAACAACTCAGCCAAGCTGCTCCTGGTTCCTGCTTCTCAGAAACTTGGAGAtgataaatgtttgttcttttaagccactaaattttgtggtgatttgttatgcagcaatataTAACAAATACACCAAGTGAACGAGGTCAGTACCAAACAGAGAAGACACATAGTTTATGAATGCACATAAGAAAGAATGTAAGAGAGATGAGGAATGGAGGATGGTTTCCTTAAGGTGGGGACTGCTGAACCAAGACCAGATAGATACATGAGTCAGAGCtaaggaggcagagaaagcaggTGGAGGAGGGTGACTAGACAGCGTGAacacatgtgcaaaggccctgtgccATGTTCAAAGACTTGGAAGCAGGCCTATGTGGCCGAGCTTAAAGAGGTAGGGAGGTGATAGTACAAGCTGAGGTTGTAGAATAAGGTGGGTACTTCAAGGTCACATTAAGTATTTTGGACTTAATCCTAAAAGCAGTGGGAAGTCATTAAGAATTTTCGGCACAGGGGTAACAATATTAACATAAGAGTTATCTAAGTTATCTCATTCTAAGTTGCTTTGAGTACTATGTACAGTCATGCACCGCTTAACATCTGGgttacgttctgagaaatgcgttgTTAGATGATTGTGTCATTATGTGAACATCATATGCCTGTGCAGCGCACTTGCACAAACCTAGATGGCATAGCCTcttacacacctaggctgtacgGTAGCCTCTTGCTCCTAGGCTAACGGCCTCTGTAGCACATTACTGTACCAAATGACACAAGATTAAACCa containing:
- the MAP3K7CL gene encoding MAP3K7 C-terminal-like protein isoform X2, producing the protein MMRTYFYSNAWQPLPPCHDSLESMQVFKQHCQIAEEYHEVKKEIALLEERKKELIAKLDQAEKEKVDAAQLAREFEALTEENRTLKLAQSQCVEQLEKLRIQYQKRQGSS